Proteins encoded within one genomic window of Neorhizobium galegae bv. orientalis str. HAMBI 540:
- a CDS encoding ABC transporter substrate-binding protein, which produces MAISRRMFIGSTAATIAGASIATSLGGSAFAQAPDTLRLAFAARGVRTIDPARSIQGADEWAIIHIFDKLVEVPLGHFPTSVAEVQPSLSTSWSVTPDAKSWTFQLRQGVKFHKGYGNLTSDDVKFTFDRLRNDKALGGNRVLFDNIADVKVDGPTTVIFTLNLPDPLFIMGPLSHYSSSIISRKALEEKGAPAFEKDPIGTGPYQLASVESDPSQGVKLTVNRDYFGDAPATPNLQIRYIADTTARTLALLSGDVHMIEGVRAPGWVPSIQQRNAKLHFDVASPGSFFTVSMNLTVKPFDDIRVRQAIAYLINRDELASAMAPVSQRTYGLNPPSFLGGFTADTIPAAVRYDHDPKKAKQLLAEAGFPNGLSFNAYTSQREDYSSVMLIIQEQLRAGGMDMKLDIKDHTAFHADQAKGTNTMFQRSAAYPPVPTQAIIEQLTAAAEVKSDGSGGPNFSHYGVAIPGIDDMLKKAMQEPNLEKRVKLVQEIEVKFLTDMPLLPISDNGYLVVRAANVDLGYELKSGYAHWRLTRAKIG; this is translated from the coding sequence ATGGCAATATCTCGGCGCATGTTTATCGGCAGCACGGCTGCAACTATTGCTGGTGCAAGCATAGCGACCAGTTTGGGCGGATCTGCTTTCGCACAGGCACCAGACACGCTGCGGCTGGCCTTTGCCGCCCGCGGCGTACGCACCATAGATCCGGCACGTTCGATTCAGGGCGCCGACGAATGGGCCATCATTCATATCTTCGACAAACTGGTCGAAGTGCCCCTTGGGCATTTCCCGACCAGCGTCGCCGAGGTCCAGCCAAGCCTTTCGACCAGCTGGTCGGTGACACCGGACGCCAAGAGTTGGACATTCCAGCTTCGCCAGGGCGTGAAATTCCACAAGGGCTACGGCAACCTGACGTCAGACGACGTGAAATTCACGTTCGATCGCCTGCGTAACGACAAGGCACTGGGCGGCAACCGCGTCCTGTTCGACAATATCGCGGACGTCAAGGTGGACGGTCCGACGACGGTGATCTTCACCCTCAACCTGCCGGACCCGCTGTTCATCATGGGTCCGCTCAGCCATTATTCGTCGAGCATCATTTCCCGCAAGGCGCTCGAGGAAAAGGGTGCGCCGGCCTTCGAAAAGGATCCGATCGGAACCGGGCCTTACCAGCTGGCCAGTGTCGAAAGCGATCCCTCACAGGGCGTGAAGCTGACCGTCAACAGGGATTATTTTGGAGACGCGCCAGCAACTCCCAATCTTCAGATCCGCTATATCGCCGATACAACGGCCCGGACGCTGGCCCTGTTGTCCGGCGACGTCCACATGATCGAAGGGGTGCGCGCGCCGGGCTGGGTGCCGTCGATCCAGCAGCGGAATGCCAAGCTGCACTTCGACGTGGCTTCACCGGGCAGCTTCTTCACAGTGTCGATGAACCTGACTGTCAAACCTTTCGACGATATCCGCGTTCGACAGGCGATTGCCTATCTGATCAATCGCGACGAACTCGCGAGCGCCATGGCACCGGTCAGCCAGCGCACGTATGGCCTCAATCCGCCGTCGTTTCTCGGCGGTTTCACCGCCGATACCATACCGGCGGCCGTGCGCTACGACCACGATCCGAAAAAGGCCAAGCAACTGCTGGCCGAAGCAGGCTTTCCGAACGGGTTGTCTTTCAACGCCTATACCTCGCAGCGAGAAGACTATTCCTCGGTGATGCTGATCATCCAGGAACAGCTTCGCGCCGGCGGCATGGATATGAAGCTGGACATCAAGGACCACACGGCCTTCCATGCTGACCAGGCGAAGGGCACCAATACGATGTTCCAGCGCTCGGCAGCCTATCCTCCGGTACCGACCCAGGCGATCATCGAGCAGCTGACGGCCGCCGCTGAGGTCAAATCCGACGGCTCGGGCGGTCCGAATTTCAGCCACTACGGCGTCGCCATTCCCGGCATCGACGACATGCTGAAGAAAGCGATGCAGGAACCCAATCTCGAGAAGCGTGTGAAGCTGGTCCAGGAGATCGAGGTCAAGTTCCTGACCGACATGCCGCTCCTGCCGATCAGCGACAACGGCTATCTGGTCGTGCGCGCCGCCAATGTCGACCTCGGTTACGAACTCAAGTCGGGTTACGCCCACTGGCGTCTGACAAGAGCGAAAATCGGCTGA
- a CDS encoding ABC transporter permease, whose translation MARYLLLRLADAIPTVLLVLTLVFIAMRILPGDPAIAALGDMATPEQLEIFRERMGLNAPLWMQYFSFLWGMLTLDFGTSLMNNQSVLRLIAYNLPYTIELTIVAMIMGVGVGIPLGVLAATHRNKAPDAAVRGFSLLGYAVPDFYLGALLLITFSLNMGLFPINGGGEGFVDRMHHVFLPALTLAMVKAAFIGRLTRTSLLEVFGKDYIRTARAKGARERRVIYRHGLRNAMLPLTTGIGLSMLATLSGSVAIELVFNRPGIGKLLISAIAERDYAVIQGGVVIFALFVVLINLLMDLVYIVVDPRIRVQ comes from the coding sequence ATGGCGCGATATTTGCTGCTGAGACTGGCCGATGCCATTCCCACGGTTCTGCTTGTGCTGACGCTCGTCTTCATCGCCATGCGCATCTTGCCCGGCGACCCGGCGATCGCGGCCCTGGGGGACATGGCAACACCCGAACAGCTGGAAATCTTCCGCGAGCGGATGGGGCTCAACGCCCCGCTGTGGATGCAATATTTCAGTTTCCTGTGGGGGATGCTGACACTCGACTTCGGCACGTCGCTGATGAACAATCAGTCGGTGCTCAGGCTGATTGCCTATAACCTGCCCTATACGATCGAGTTGACTATTGTCGCCATGATCATGGGGGTCGGCGTCGGGATTCCACTCGGCGTGCTGGCCGCGACACACAGGAACAAGGCACCGGACGCCGCCGTTCGCGGATTCTCGCTACTGGGCTACGCCGTCCCGGACTTTTACCTCGGCGCCCTGCTGCTGATCACCTTTTCGCTGAACATGGGGTTATTTCCGATCAATGGCGGCGGCGAAGGTTTTGTCGACCGCATGCATCACGTCTTCCTGCCGGCCTTAACGCTTGCCATGGTCAAGGCCGCGTTCATCGGACGACTGACGCGAACCTCTCTGCTGGAGGTGTTCGGCAAGGACTATATTCGCACCGCACGTGCCAAGGGCGCTCGGGAACGCCGGGTCATTTACCGGCACGGCCTGCGAAACGCGATGCTTCCGCTCACCACAGGCATCGGCCTCAGCATGCTTGCGACCCTGTCCGGGTCGGTCGCGATCGAACTGGTTTTCAACCGGCCGGGGATCGGCAAGCTGCTCATCAGCGCCATTGCTGAACGTGACTACGCGGTCATCCAGGGCGGTGTTGTGATTTTCGCGCTGTTTGTCGTGCTCATCAACCTCCTGATGGATCTCGTTTACATCGTCGTCGATCCCAGAATCCGGGTGCAGTAA
- a CDS encoding ABC transporter substrate-binding protein, with protein sequence MNRREFLELAAAATALSATGIPSTANAQKSTDVIRIGIAAGGPRTSDPNFTTQGSDNWATEQMYEQLVRPEDGDFATTPDKYVPTLATEWKSSSDAKTWTFKLRQGVQFHKGYGEMTSEDVVFSYKRAIADGTNKTIMSNVADVVAKGLYEVDVVLKTPDVNLLGTTIFSNNTSIVSKKAFDKIGAEKFMTDAVGTGPYELTRFDSEWGEAMKRHEGYWGTKAKIAGVECVFIADTTARTLALLSGNVDMIEAVRAPGWVDSMLQRDPTLQFDMTQPGSFNTLHINLKRKPFDNLKVRQALMYAIDRHAVADALKPMGGFMAGLQPDFFPAGFKTEDLPPELQYKPDPAKAKALLAEAGFPNGFDFDSNCSQREDYSSTMLIVQEQLRGVGMRMNLKIGDHTAYHADNRSDKNTLAMHSSSYPPIPTQLYFQQLSSKSEAKPDGKGGGAYSHYGVVMPGIDDLLSQALQATDYNTYLELCKKIELQVLRDLPLIALSSLSFTVARNKRVNLGYPVKSGYARWRFHRATKTA encoded by the coding sequence TTGAACAGAAGAGAATTTCTTGAACTGGCGGCAGCCGCCACGGCGCTGAGCGCGACAGGTATCCCCAGCACCGCCAATGCCCAGAAGAGCACCGATGTCATTCGCATCGGCATTGCTGCGGGCGGCCCTCGCACCAGCGACCCCAACTTCACCACACAGGGTTCCGACAACTGGGCGACGGAGCAGATGTACGAACAGCTCGTCCGGCCGGAAGATGGCGATTTCGCCACGACGCCCGACAAATACGTGCCGACGCTCGCGACCGAATGGAAATCGTCGTCAGACGCCAAGACCTGGACCTTCAAGCTGCGTCAGGGCGTGCAGTTCCACAAGGGTTACGGAGAGATGACGTCGGAGGATGTCGTCTTCTCCTACAAGCGCGCCATTGCCGATGGCACCAATAAGACCATCATGTCGAATGTCGCGGATGTGGTCGCCAAGGGGCTGTACGAGGTCGACGTCGTCCTGAAGACGCCGGACGTGAACCTGCTGGGTACGACGATCTTTTCCAACAATACCTCGATCGTTTCGAAGAAAGCCTTCGACAAGATCGGTGCCGAGAAATTCATGACGGATGCGGTGGGAACCGGTCCCTATGAACTCACCCGTTTTGACAGCGAGTGGGGCGAAGCCATGAAGCGCCACGAGGGCTATTGGGGAACCAAGGCGAAGATCGCCGGCGTCGAATGTGTTTTCATTGCCGATACCACAGCCCGGACACTGGCGCTTCTCTCCGGCAATGTCGACATGATCGAGGCCGTCCGCGCGCCTGGCTGGGTGGATTCGATGCTTCAGCGTGATCCGACCCTGCAATTCGACATGACGCAGCCGGGGTCGTTCAACACGCTCCACATCAACCTGAAACGCAAGCCTTTCGACAACCTCAAGGTCCGCCAGGCGTTGATGTATGCGATCGACCGTCACGCTGTCGCCGACGCGCTGAAGCCGATGGGCGGGTTCATGGCCGGTCTGCAGCCGGACTTTTTCCCGGCCGGTTTCAAGACGGAGGACCTGCCGCCGGAATTGCAGTACAAGCCCGATCCGGCAAAGGCGAAGGCGCTGCTGGCGGAAGCGGGCTTCCCCAACGGCTTCGATTTCGACAGCAATTGCAGCCAGCGCGAAGACTATTCATCGACGATGCTGATCGTGCAGGAACAGCTACGCGGTGTCGGCATGCGCATGAACCTGAAGATCGGCGATCATACCGCCTATCACGCCGACAATCGCAGCGACAAAAACACGCTTGCGATGCACTCGTCCAGTTATCCGCCGATCCCGACCCAGCTCTATTTCCAGCAGCTTTCGTCGAAATCGGAAGCCAAGCCGGATGGCAAGGGCGGCGGTGCCTATAGCCACTACGGTGTGGTTATGCCGGGTATCGATGATTTGCTCAGCCAGGCTCTGCAGGCGACCGACTACAACACCTATCTCGAACTCTGCAAGAAGATCGAGCTGCAGGTCCTGCGTGATCTGCCGCTGATCGCGCTTTCGAGCCTTTCCTTCACCGTGGCTCGCAACAAGCGCGTCAACCTCGGCTATCCGGTCAAGAGCGGTTACGCCCGCTGGCGTTTCCATCGCGCCACCAAGACCGCCTGA
- a CDS encoding ABC transporter ATP-binding protein translates to MTDPILRVEDLGKTFGSGLGFSLGKRSDDVRAVDGCSFSVNHSETLALVGESGCGKSTLGRLLLRLIDPTAGRVHFDNTELTGLAPAQMRDMRRHLQMIFQDPYGSLSPRRTVAQIIAEPLDVFGLVRSRRDRRERVADLMNQVGLSPSFMDRNPRQFSGGQRQRIGIARAIAVDPKFIVADEPVSALDVSVQAQIINLMQDLQRKKNFSFLFIAHDLAVVRHIADRVAVMYLGRIVEIGPKKQIYGMPQHPYTQALLSAAPEPDPERKGKRIILEGDVPSPKRVPPGCSFHTRCPIRQEICSIERPPLREVAPGQLAACHFAKPFPIPLARPSPAIPA, encoded by the coding sequence ATGACCGATCCCATCCTTCGCGTCGAAGATCTCGGCAAGACGTTCGGTTCCGGCCTCGGCTTCAGCCTCGGGAAGCGGTCCGACGATGTGCGTGCCGTCGACGGCTGTTCCTTCTCGGTCAATCACAGCGAGACGCTGGCGCTTGTCGGCGAATCCGGTTGCGGGAAATCCACCCTCGGTCGCCTTCTGCTGCGGCTGATCGATCCCACGGCTGGCAGGGTCCATTTCGACAATACCGAGTTGACCGGGCTGGCGCCCGCACAGATGCGCGACATGCGCCGCCACCTGCAGATGATCTTTCAGGACCCTTACGGCTCGCTCAGCCCCCGTCGCACGGTGGCCCAGATCATTGCCGAGCCGTTGGATGTGTTCGGCCTGGTCAGGTCCCGGCGCGACCGGCGGGAACGCGTTGCGGACCTGATGAACCAGGTGGGGCTCTCTCCGAGCTTCATGGACCGCAACCCGCGGCAGTTTTCCGGCGGCCAGCGCCAGCGCATCGGCATTGCACGCGCGATCGCGGTCGATCCGAAATTCATCGTGGCCGACGAACCCGTCTCCGCTCTCGATGTCTCCGTCCAGGCGCAGATCATCAACCTGATGCAGGACCTTCAAAGGAAGAAGAACTTCTCCTTCCTGTTCATCGCCCATGACCTTGCTGTCGTTCGCCACATCGCCGATCGCGTGGCGGTCATGTATCTTGGTCGGATCGTCGAGATCGGGCCAAAGAAACAGATCTACGGGATGCCGCAGCATCCCTATACGCAGGCGCTGTTATCGGCAGCGCCTGAACCGGATCCCGAACGCAAGGGCAAGCGCATCATTCTGGAAGGCGACGTCCCGAGCCCCAAACGCGTGCCGCCAGGCTGCAGTTTCCATACCCGGTGCCCAATCCGGCAGGAGATCTGCAGCATCGAGCGACCGCCGCTGCGCGAAGTCGCACCGGGCCAATTGGCGGCATGTCATTTCGCAAAGCCGTTTCCCATCCCGCTCGCCAGACCGTCTCCGGCGATCCCGGCCTGA
- a CDS encoding MaoC family dehydratase, which yields MDQDDMPLVFPRDLTGDIQLDNDPRYVGTIHDDAIARARGYKAALIPGAFVYGHISRVALQAWGEAWTRRGAMGARFRRPVYNGGRLLIRAGMLEGDAAMRRAQVSVTNEGGEEVASGWVGLPDAAPVVPDISAFAPIPRPEVPSKGDVGSLQPGMSLTTANRVLTQGDFEASLRAFGEGEPFYKREGIVHSGCAMRLAMGDAHNSFRFPSPVVLTEIETEHFAQVRPGQRLATVGQVAQVYQRKGKHYLGTEEFLLADGLLVARFRRTQIYAYDTPGP from the coding sequence ATGGATCAGGACGATATGCCCCTAGTTTTCCCCAGAGATCTGACTGGCGATATCCAGCTCGACAACGATCCGCGTTATGTCGGCACGATCCACGATGATGCCATCGCCCGGGCGCGGGGTTACAAGGCTGCGCTCATTCCGGGGGCTTTCGTTTACGGTCACATAAGTCGCGTTGCACTGCAGGCCTGGGGAGAGGCCTGGACGAGACGCGGCGCCATGGGTGCTCGCTTTCGCCGGCCCGTTTATAACGGCGGTCGTCTCCTCATTCGCGCCGGAATGCTGGAGGGCGACGCAGCCATGCGCCGTGCGCAGGTTTCGGTGACCAACGAGGGGGGCGAAGAGGTGGCCAGCGGCTGGGTCGGCCTGCCTGACGCGGCTCCGGTCGTGCCCGATATATCGGCATTTGCGCCCATTCCGAGACCGGAGGTTCCCTCGAAAGGCGACGTAGGAAGCCTCCAGCCGGGCATGTCACTGACCACGGCCAACCGGGTGCTGACCCAGGGTGATTTCGAGGCATCTCTGCGCGCCTTCGGAGAGGGCGAACCTTTCTACAAGCGTGAGGGCATCGTCCACTCCGGCTGCGCCATGCGTCTTGCGATGGGAGATGCGCATAATAGTTTCCGGTTTCCCTCGCCGGTCGTCTTGACGGAGATCGAGACCGAGCACTTTGCGCAGGTCAGGCCCGGCCAGCGGCTTGCAACGGTAGGGCAGGTCGCCCAGGTCTATCAGCGCAAGGGCAAGCATTATCTGGGGACCGAGGAATTCCTGCTGGCGGATGGGCTTCTCGTCGCGCGCTTTCGGCGCACCCAGATCTATGCCTATGACACTCCCGGCCCATGA
- a CDS encoding ABC transporter ATP-binding protein has product MTVPLLKVDNLAVEFGPKANPIRVVDGVSFEIPPGGAVGIVGESGSGKSITSLSILRLISEPPGRIVQGRIEFNGVNLLDLPRSKMPEIRGRDIAMIFQEPMSSLNPVMKIGDQIGEAVMLHEAMTGEQRRARVIEMLGLVGIPDPAGRVDSYPHQFSGGMRQRVMIAMALACNPKLLIADEPTTALDVTIQAQVLDLMHKLRRTLNTAVLLISHDLGVIADVCERVVVMYAGRVVEEADVLSIFRTPCHPYTRGLLQSIPRLDDDRDRLYQIPGSVPLAGSIKTGCPFYERCSLRIEKCAREMPPMFSFGPDQRAACWVTAGQADAKKKEASLQ; this is encoded by the coding sequence ATGACGGTGCCGCTCCTGAAGGTCGATAATCTTGCCGTCGAATTCGGCCCGAAGGCCAACCCGATCCGGGTGGTCGATGGCGTGAGTTTCGAAATCCCACCCGGAGGGGCGGTCGGAATCGTCGGGGAATCCGGATCCGGCAAGTCGATCACCTCGCTCTCCATCCTGCGGCTGATCTCCGAACCGCCCGGACGCATCGTGCAAGGCCGTATCGAATTCAACGGGGTCAACCTGCTCGACCTCCCACGCTCGAAAATGCCCGAAATCCGCGGCCGGGACATCGCGATGATCTTCCAGGAGCCGATGAGTTCGCTGAACCCGGTCATGAAGATCGGCGACCAGATCGGCGAGGCGGTCATGCTCCACGAAGCAATGACCGGCGAGCAAAGGCGCGCGCGTGTCATCGAAATGCTGGGGCTGGTCGGCATACCGGATCCGGCCGGACGCGTGGATTCCTATCCGCATCAGTTCTCCGGCGGAATGCGTCAACGCGTGATGATCGCCATGGCATTGGCCTGCAACCCGAAACTACTGATCGCCGACGAACCGACGACGGCGCTCGACGTAACCATCCAAGCACAGGTTCTCGACCTGATGCACAAGCTGCGTCGCACGCTGAACACTGCGGTACTGCTGATTTCGCACGATCTCGGCGTTATTGCGGATGTCTGCGAGCGGGTGGTGGTGATGTATGCCGGCAGGGTTGTCGAGGAAGCGGATGTCCTTTCGATTTTCCGCACGCCCTGTCACCCCTATACGCGGGGATTGTTGCAATCAATCCCGCGGCTCGACGACGACCGCGATCGTCTCTACCAGATCCCGGGATCGGTGCCGCTGGCCGGATCGATCAAGACAGGCTGTCCTTTCTACGAGCGATGTTCCTTGCGCATCGAAAAATGCGCCAGGGAAATGCCGCCGATGTTCTCCTTCGGACCGGACCAACGGGCGGCATGCTGGGTGACAGCCGGACAGGCGGATGCAAAAAAGAAGGAGGCATCCCTGCAATGA
- a CDS encoding mandelate racemase/muconate lactonizing enzyme family protein: MATATTIKSIEAFQVSWEPNEPPGRRSAIVRVTTTDGIVGHGEASPMMGGEHSLGVVRDFASSLVGVDALDHAVLYDKLLHKYVKLGPEGAVTGALAALDIALWDIKGKYFDQPIFKLLGGGWRTEIPFYASIGGNAGRTVDETVKAVEARWKSETPAAIKVRWDGDRTRQDYDVPGDIAKAKAVRKLVGDDFPLAFDANNQYSVGGAIRVGRALEELGYLWFEEPVQHYNVRAMGEVAQRLDITVSAAEQTYTTQALIDIINAGVRMVQPDIIKMGGITGLMQCAAVCYAHGVELVPHQTQPTIAHAANLHVLATIMHLTKPAEFADPSTRMHGAFANPPKPSNGKFEVPSGPGLGLVIHDAELDKRRS, encoded by the coding sequence GTGGCGACGGCGACGACGATCAAATCCATCGAGGCTTTTCAGGTTAGCTGGGAACCGAACGAGCCGCCGGGTCGCCGTAGCGCCATCGTCCGCGTGACGACCACCGACGGCATTGTCGGACATGGAGAGGCCTCGCCGATGATGGGTGGCGAGCACTCGCTCGGGGTGGTTCGTGACTTTGCATCTTCCCTGGTTGGGGTTGATGCTTTGGACCATGCGGTCCTCTACGACAAGCTGCTGCATAAATATGTGAAGCTTGGCCCGGAAGGGGCCGTCACGGGCGCGCTTGCGGCCCTCGATATTGCGCTGTGGGACATCAAGGGCAAATATTTCGACCAGCCGATCTTCAAGCTGCTCGGCGGCGGTTGGCGCACGGAAATACCGTTCTATGCCTCGATCGGGGGGAATGCCGGACGCACCGTCGACGAGACCGTGAAGGCGGTCGAGGCGCGCTGGAAATCCGAGACGCCTGCCGCTATCAAGGTCCGCTGGGACGGCGATCGCACTCGGCAGGACTATGACGTTCCGGGCGATATCGCCAAAGCCAAGGCAGTGCGCAAGCTGGTGGGCGACGATTTCCCGCTCGCCTTCGACGCCAACAATCAATATTCGGTCGGCGGAGCGATCCGGGTGGGCCGAGCTTTGGAGGAGCTCGGTTACCTCTGGTTCGAGGAACCGGTCCAACACTATAACGTGCGCGCGATGGGAGAGGTCGCGCAGCGTCTGGACATCACCGTGTCGGCGGCGGAACAGACCTACACCACCCAGGCACTGATCGACATCATCAATGCCGGTGTCCGCATGGTGCAGCCGGACATCATCAAGATGGGCGGCATCACCGGGCTCATGCAATGCGCTGCGGTCTGTTACGCACACGGCGTCGAACTGGTGCCGCATCAGACCCAGCCGACCATTGCACATGCTGCTAACCTGCACGTTCTGGCGACCATCATGCATCTGACGAAGCCGGCGGAATTCGCCGATCCGTCGACGCGCATGCATGGCGCGTTTGCCAATCCGCCAAAACCGTCAAATGGAAAATTCGAAGTTCCGAGCGGTCCGGGTCTCGGTCTGGTGATCCACGACGCCGAATTGGACAAACGGCGAAGCTGA
- a CDS encoding ABC transporter permease: protein MVVTTENSQLSSPLLAPEPKPLSQIGYTLFSRPSTIIAFVVVLIFIVVAIFAPLLAPYDPLAQSILKINRLPSASNWLGTDQFGRDVLSRMIHGSRNSLIFGLISPVLAAICGTVLGVVAGYFGGIIDRVISRLIDLLLAFPELLLAIMIAAVLGGGFWNVIAVITVAFIPGFARVARASTLAVKQEPYIEAATAIGLRTPVIIFRHVIPNIAAPIVVLMTLWVASAIRLEASLSFLGIGTQPPNPSWGNIIRDGLNNLFGSPWPIIGAGFAITCVVLSFNLLGDVVRDVLDPEISE, encoded by the coding sequence ATGGTCGTCACCACCGAAAACTCCCAGCTCTCCTCACCCTTGCTCGCCCCGGAACCGAAGCCGCTTAGCCAGATCGGTTATACGTTGTTCTCGCGCCCCTCGACCATCATAGCGTTCGTGGTCGTGCTGATCTTTATTGTAGTGGCGATCTTCGCGCCGCTCCTCGCGCCATACGATCCGCTTGCCCAGAGCATCCTCAAGATCAACCGGCTCCCCTCGGCCAGCAACTGGCTCGGCACCGACCAGTTCGGACGCGACGTACTCTCGAGAATGATCCACGGCTCCCGCAATTCGTTGATTTTCGGCCTGATTTCTCCGGTACTGGCGGCGATCTGCGGGACTGTCCTCGGCGTCGTCGCAGGGTATTTCGGCGGCATAATCGATCGGGTGATCTCGCGCCTGATCGACCTGCTGCTGGCTTTCCCCGAACTGCTGCTCGCCATCATGATTGCGGCGGTGCTGGGTGGTGGCTTCTGGAACGTCATAGCAGTTATCACCGTCGCCTTCATTCCCGGCTTCGCCCGCGTGGCGCGCGCCTCGACGCTCGCGGTCAAGCAAGAGCCCTATATCGAGGCGGCCACGGCGATCGGCCTGCGCACGCCGGTCATCATCTTCCGTCACGTCATTCCCAATATCGCAGCACCGATCGTGGTCCTGATGACGCTCTGGGTCGCCTCCGCGATCCGCCTTGAGGCGTCGCTGAGCTTCCTTGGCATCGGCACCCAGCCGCCGAACCCGAGCTGGGGCAATATTATCCGCGACGGCCTCAACAATCTCTTCGGTTCGCCATGGCCGATCATCGGCGCCGGCTTCGCTATCACCTGCGTCGTCCTCTCGTTCAACCTTCTGGGCGACGTTGTGCGAGACGTGCTCGATCCGGAGATCTCCGAATGA